CGACGTTGCACGAAGCCACGAAGGGTAACCGGCTCCCGAGTTGGGAGACCACCGTCGAGTTCGTCAAGGCGTGCGACGCGGATCCGGCCGCGTATCGCGAACTCTGGGAAAGAGCCAACAGGGCGGTCAGATCGGCGAGCGCTGGAAATCCCTCAATGCGCGTGGACACCTCGGTGGCCCCCTCGTCCGGTGAACTCGCAGCCTCCGCCACAGGCGCCGTGGAGCTTCGTACCGTGCGCCTCACCCTCGAGTCACAAGCGCCCTGGTCGGCCGGCGAGACCTCGGCGGCGGTGCCCACTTCGCCGCCACTGTCCGACGAATTCGCGGGCGACCTGCAGCAGCCTCTGCTTCCTGAGCCGGGGAGCAGAGGGCGATCACGGCTGGTCCCCCCGGCCGCGTTCGCGGCAGCGGCTGTGATCATGGGGGCGGCGGTCCTCGTCGTGGTCGCCGTCAATCGCGGCTCCGGGCCCGAGGGGCACAGCCTGAACCCGACCGGCAGCCCATCGATTGCCGCGGCGTCCCCAGCCGACTGCCCCGTGCGTTCGACCAACCCACCTTGGGCCCCGCCGTTGCACAAGGGTGATGCGGCCGCGTTCATTGAAGATGTCACGCTCACCGACTGCACGCGCGTCGCTCCCGGCCAGACCATGACCAAGGTATGGCGGCTCAAGAACGCCGGGAACGTGCCATGGAAGGGATATTCGCTGCGCCGCCTCGACGTCACGCAGCAGGCTGATCAGTGCCAGACCATCTCCGACGTGCCGATCAAGGACACGCAACCTGGCGAGACGGTCGACATCCAGACCATCATCACCACGCCCAGGAAACCGGGCTTGTGCTACGTGCGATTCAAGATGGTGGACGGTTCGGGAGCGGTCGCGTTCCCGGGGAGCCGGCCGATCAACTTCCAGATCATCGTCGAAACACCATAGTTCCCCGCCGTGCGTGGCACGGCGGGGAACCGGGGTGGGACGGTCTCAGGGGGTCAGGAGCTGAGAACGATCCCCGTGTAGTAGTACTTGAGGATTCTGGAGTAGCTCCAGCCGTCTCTCGCCTTGTCGCGGGAGCCGTACTGCGACATCCAGTCCCCGTCGACCCAATTGCCGCACGCCGTCGTCGTGGAGCAGTACTGGGCCCGGAAGATCTTCCCGCTGCGAGTCAGCCGGGTGCCCCACGTCGCGTCCACCGCGGCGCTCGTCACCGCCTTCGCGGAGCCGGGCACGTACACCTGACTCGACGTGTGGTCGTAGACATCGAAGCACCGGCCGTCTGACGTCTTGCGGTTGGAGTGCAGCGCCCAGTACCAGCCGAAGTTCTTCACGGCCATCGCACCGGCCTTGAGTGACTCGCTCGGCCAGCTCGACACCCACTCGTTGGGCAGGACGTTCTTGACGTAGGTCTTGAACTCCACCCGCTCCACGCGATCGAGATCCTTCCGGTACACGAGGATCGACGTGGGCAGCTTGGTGTCCGTGCCGTCGGTCTTGCACTCGGTCGGCGTCGGCGTCGGCGATGTGGAACCCAGGAACTCGTGCGAGGCGTTCTGGTTCTTGAGCGTGGGGTTCAGGTTGGCCTTGGCGCCTGGGGCGAAGTCCTGGTAGGTGCCGGTGTGGCCGCTGTTGAAGTAGACGCGGACGGTTTTGCTGCTGC
The nucleotide sequence above comes from Nonomuraea helvata. Encoded proteins:
- a CDS encoding NBR1-Ig-like domain-containing protein, with amino-acid sequence MATHNNSSGNSGCLRTVFKCIALPTCLVFVAPRLLGVIAYVHHYRVSVVAFGPDKGLFGLVSGRFQWQRGWARMAFCPLIRLASRRFRFRLSEDRGCCYLHTVDDRRARAEIIEDFATTLRELRNAVGNPPFREMSGRSGAISHTTLHEATKGNRLPSWETTVEFVKACDADPAAYRELWERANRAVRSASAGNPSMRVDTSVAPSSGELAASATGAVELRTVRLTLESQAPWSAGETSAAVPTSPPLSDEFAGDLQQPLLPEPGSRGRSRLVPPAAFAAAAVIMGAAVLVVVAVNRGSGPEGHSLNPTGSPSIAAASPADCPVRSTNPPWAPPLHKGDAAAFIEDVTLTDCTRVAPGQTMTKVWRLKNAGNVPWKGYSLRRLDVTQQADQCQTISDVPIKDTQPGETVDIQTIITTPRKPGLCYVRFKMVDGSGAVAFPGSRPINFQIIVETP
- a CDS encoding SpoIID/LytB domain-containing protein, which gives rise to MPLRTVRLISRFAAATAAMALGGTVLATASPASAASRDGVCDTGEFCYYFNSNNQGSVSDFTESVDDYATTQPTCYDFKGPGEGKGQCIKNAAASAWNRSSKTVRVYFNSGHTGTYQDFAPGAKANLNPTLKNQNASHEFLGSTSPTPTPTECKTDGTDTKLPTSILVYRKDLDRVERVEFKTYVKNVLPNEWVSSWPSESLKAGAMAVKNFGWYWALHSNRKTSDGRCFDVYDHTSSQVYVPGSAKAVTSAAVDATWGTRLTRSGKIFRAQYCSTTTACGNWVDGDWMSQYGSRDKARDGWSYSRILKYYYTGIVLSS